Proteins encoded within one genomic window of Bradyrhizobium sp. 186:
- a CDS encoding carboxymuconolactone decarboxylase family protein: protein MSQIMPRIAPLEPPYPPAIQAQFDRIMRGAPPLMLFRVMAGHTRAWDKFRAGGLLDPGPLSLRQREIVIDRTCALNRCEYEWGVHVAIFAGPARLTEDEIRATVQGDAMSACWSPAEQALIAAVDALHHRATLADAEFAALSAHYDEPQILEIMLLCGFYRTVSYLANGLRLPLEDKAARFPAQV, encoded by the coding sequence ATGTCTCAAATCATGCCGCGCATCGCGCCGCTCGAGCCGCCTTATCCCCCGGCGATTCAGGCGCAGTTTGATCGCATCATGCGCGGTGCACCGCCGCTGATGCTGTTCCGGGTGATGGCAGGCCACACCCGCGCCTGGGACAAGTTTCGCGCCGGCGGCCTGCTCGATCCCGGGCCGTTGTCCTTGCGCCAGCGCGAGATCGTCATCGACCGCACTTGCGCGCTGAATAGATGCGAATATGAATGGGGCGTGCACGTCGCGATTTTTGCGGGGCCCGCGCGCCTCACTGAGGATGAGATCCGCGCCACCGTGCAGGGCGATGCGATGTCAGCGTGCTGGTCGCCGGCCGAGCAGGCGCTGATCGCCGCGGTCGACGCGCTGCATCACCGCGCGACGCTTGCCGATGCCGAGTTCGCCGCGCTCTCGGCGCATTACGACGAGCCGCAGATTCTGGAGATCATGCTGCTGTGCGGCTTCTATCGCACCGTGTCGTATCTCGCGAATGGGCTGCGATTGCCGCTGGAGGACAAGGCGGCGCGGTTTCCGGCACAGGTCTAA
- the gltB gene encoding glutamate synthase large subunit: MNGSQFERASIVAEELSATVASKTTDPIQEHNSRPPAVGLYDPSLEKDSCGVGFIANIKGKKSHEIVADALNILCNLEHRGAVGADPRAGDGAGILVQIPHAFFTRKAKELGFTLPNPGEYAIGALFLPRDTAWRNVIKSIIADQIKAEGLTLLGWRDVPTDNSSLGVTVKPTEPACMQVFIGRNGTAKTEDDFERRLYILRKSISQAIYQRRDRGLAGYYPCSMSCRTVIYKGMFLADQLGKYYPDLHEKDFESALALVHQRFSTNTFPAWSLAHPYRMIAHNGEINTLRGNTNWMAARQASVSSDLYGKDISRLWPISYEGQSDTACFDNALEFLVQGGYSLPHAVMMMIPEAWAGNPLMDETRRAFYEYHAALMEPWDGPAAIAFTDGRQIGATLDRNGLRPARYLVTKDDRIVMASEMGVLTIPEDQIITKWRLQPGKMLLVDLEQGRLIPDDEIKAELARSHPYKKWLERTQIVLEELPKVPTTGVRSNLSLLDRQQAFGYSQEDITILMTPMASIGEEAAGSMGNDTPISALSNKAKPLFTYFKQNFAQVTNPPIDPIREELVMSLVSIIGPRPNLFDLQGLATTKRLEARQPILTDADLEKIRSISDVAETHFKSRTLDTTFHAGLGAAGMDQVLDELCARAESAVREGVNIIILSDRMVGTDRVPIPSLLACAAVHHHLIRTGLRTSVGLVVESGEPREVHHFACLAGYGAEAINPYLAFETIIAMKDRLPGSLDDYEIVKRYIKSIGKGLLKVMSKMGISTYQSYCGAQIFDAIGLKADFVGKFFAGTHTRVEGVGLAEIAEEAVRRHADAFGEAPVYKTALDVGGEYAYRSRGEDHAWTAESVGLLQHAARGNSLERYRAFAKILNEQSERLLTLRGLFRVKSAEEEKRKPVALDQVEPAKDIVRRFATGAMSFGSISREAHTTLAIAMNRIGGKSNTGEGGEEADRFKPLPNGDSMRSAIKQVASGRFGVTTEYLVNSDMMQIKMAQGAKPGEGGQLPGHKVDATIAKVRHSTPGVGLISPPPHHDIYSIEDLAQLIYDLKNVNPTGDVSVKLVSEIGVGTVAAGVAKARADHVTIAGFEGGTGASPLTSIKHAGSPWEIGLAETHQTLVRERLRSRIVVQVDGGFRTGRDVVIGALLGADEFGFATAPLIAAGCIMMRKCHLNTCPVGVATQDPILRKRFTGQPEHVINFFFFVAEEVREIMASLGFRTFNEMIGQTQLLDQTKLVAHWKAKGLDFSKLFVRQKEEKGQKIYHSERQNHHLEAVLDRTLIEKATPALDRGAPVKIEAGINSTNRSAGAMLSGALAKIYGHAGLPHDTIHVSLKGTAGQAFGAWLAQGVTFELEGEANDYVGKGLSGGKIIVKPPRNSGIVPEESIIVGNTVMYGAIQGECYFRGVAGERFAVRNSGAVAVVEGAGDHCCEYMTGGIVVVLGKTGRNFAAGMSGGIAYVLDESGEFDKLCNMAMVDLEPVLSEELINAGTYHHTGDLEAHGRVDVFNNLLDSDVERLHVLITRHAKATGSKRAADILANWKDWLPKFRKVMPVEYRRALREMAANADAEPKIAIGA; encoded by the coding sequence ATGAACGGGTCGCAATTCGAGCGGGCAAGCATCGTGGCAGAAGAACTGTCGGCGACGGTCGCCTCGAAAACGACCGATCCGATTCAGGAACACAATTCGCGTCCGCCGGCCGTAGGGCTCTACGATCCGAGTCTGGAAAAGGATTCCTGCGGCGTCGGCTTCATCGCCAACATCAAGGGCAAGAAGTCCCACGAGATCGTCGCGGACGCGCTCAACATCCTCTGCAACCTCGAGCATCGCGGCGCTGTTGGCGCCGACCCGCGCGCCGGCGACGGCGCCGGCATTCTGGTGCAGATCCCGCACGCGTTCTTCACCCGCAAGGCCAAGGAGCTCGGCTTCACGCTGCCCAATCCCGGCGAGTATGCGATCGGCGCGCTGTTCCTGCCGCGCGACACCGCCTGGCGCAACGTCATCAAGAGCATCATCGCCGACCAGATCAAGGCGGAAGGCCTGACGCTGCTCGGCTGGCGCGACGTGCCGACCGACAATTCCTCGCTCGGCGTCACCGTGAAGCCGACCGAGCCGGCCTGCATGCAGGTGTTCATCGGCCGCAACGGCACCGCCAAGACCGAGGACGATTTCGAGCGCCGGCTCTACATCCTGCGCAAGTCGATCTCGCAGGCGATCTACCAGCGCCGCGACCGCGGCCTTGCCGGCTATTATCCCTGCTCGATGTCGTGCCGCACCGTGATCTACAAGGGCATGTTCCTCGCCGACCAGCTCGGCAAGTACTATCCCGACCTGCACGAGAAGGACTTCGAGAGCGCGCTGGCGCTTGTGCATCAGCGCTTCTCGACCAACACCTTCCCGGCCTGGTCGCTGGCGCATCCCTACCGCATGATCGCGCATAACGGCGAGATCAACACGCTGCGCGGCAACACCAACTGGATGGCGGCGCGCCAGGCGTCCGTCAGCTCAGACCTCTATGGCAAGGACATCAGCCGGCTCTGGCCGATCTCCTACGAAGGCCAGTCGGACACCGCCTGCTTCGACAACGCGCTCGAATTCCTGGTGCAGGGCGGCTACTCGCTGCCGCACGCCGTGATGATGATGATTCCGGAAGCGTGGGCCGGCAATCCCTTGATGGATGAGACGCGCCGCGCCTTCTACGAATATCATGCGGCGCTGATGGAGCCGTGGGACGGCCCCGCCGCGATCGCATTCACCGACGGACGCCAGATCGGCGCCACGCTCGACCGCAACGGCCTGCGGCCGGCGCGCTATCTCGTGACCAAGGACGATCGCATCGTGATGGCGTCCGAGATGGGCGTGCTGACGATCCCCGAGGACCAGATCATCACCAAGTGGCGGCTTCAGCCCGGCAAGATGCTGCTGGTCGACCTCGAACAGGGCCGCCTGATCCCCGACGACGAGATCAAGGCCGAGCTCGCCCGGAGCCATCCCTACAAGAAGTGGCTCGAACGCACCCAGATCGTGCTGGAAGAGCTGCCGAAGGTGCCGACCACCGGCGTGCGCTCCAACCTGTCGCTGCTCGATCGCCAGCAGGCGTTCGGCTACAGCCAGGAAGACATCACCATCCTGATGACTCCGATGGCCTCCATTGGCGAGGAAGCCGCGGGCTCGATGGGCAACGACACGCCGATCTCGGCGCTGTCGAATAAGGCTAAGCCGCTGTTCACTTACTTCAAGCAGAACTTTGCGCAGGTCACCAACCCGCCGATCGACCCGATCCGCGAGGAGCTGGTGATGAGCCTGGTCTCGATCATCGGACCGCGGCCGAACCTGTTCGATCTCCAGGGGCTTGCCACCACCAAGCGGCTCGAGGCGCGGCAGCCGATCCTGACCGACGCGGACCTCGAAAAGATCCGCTCGATCTCGGACGTGGCCGAAACCCACTTCAAGTCGCGCACGCTCGACACCACCTTCCACGCCGGCCTCGGTGCGGCCGGCATGGACCAGGTGCTCGACGAGCTCTGCGCACGCGCTGAAAGCGCCGTGCGCGAAGGCGTCAACATCATCATCCTGTCCGACCGCATGGTCGGCACCGACCGCGTGCCGATCCCGTCGCTGCTCGCCTGCGCCGCCGTGCATCATCATTTGATCCGCACGGGTCTTCGCACCTCGGTCGGCCTCGTCGTCGAATCCGGCGAGCCGCGCGAAGTTCATCACTTCGCCTGTCTCGCGGGTTACGGCGCGGAAGCGATCAACCCCTACCTCGCGTTCGAGACCATCATCGCGATGAAGGACCGCCTGCCCGGCTCGCTCGACGATTACGAGATCGTCAAGCGCTACATCAAGTCGATCGGCAAGGGCCTGCTCAAGGTGATGTCCAAGATGGGCATCTCGACCTATCAGTCCTATTGCGGCGCGCAGATCTTTGACGCCATCGGCCTCAAGGCCGACTTCGTCGGGAAGTTCTTTGCCGGCACCCATACCCGCGTCGAGGGCGTGGGCCTGGCGGAGATCGCGGAAGAGGCGGTGCGCCGCCATGCCGACGCGTTCGGCGAGGCGCCGGTCTACAAGACCGCGCTCGACGTCGGCGGCGAATATGCCTATCGCAGCCGCGGCGAGGATCATGCATGGACCGCGGAGTCGGTGGGGCTGCTCCAGCATGCCGCGCGCGGCAATTCGCTGGAGCGCTACCGCGCCTTCGCAAAAATCCTCAACGAGCAGTCGGAGCGCCTGCTGACGCTGCGCGGCCTATTCCGGGTCAAGAGCGCCGAGGAAGAGAAGCGCAAGCCTGTAGCCCTCGATCAGGTCGAGCCGGCCAAGGACATCGTCAGGCGCTTTGCCACCGGCGCGATGAGCTTCGGCTCGATCTCGCGCGAGGCGCACACCACGCTCGCGATCGCCATGAACCGGATCGGTGGCAAGTCGAACACCGGCGAAGGCGGCGAGGAAGCCGACCGCTTCAAGCCGCTGCCGAACGGCGACAGCATGCGCTCGGCGATCAAGCAGGTCGCCTCGGGCCGCTTCGGCGTCACCACGGAGTATCTCGTCAACTCCGACATGATGCAGATCAAGATGGCGCAGGGCGCCAAGCCCGGCGAAGGCGGCCAGTTGCCCGGCCACAAGGTCGACGCGACCATTGCAAAGGTCCGGCATTCGACGCCGGGCGTCGGCCTGATCTCGCCGCCGCCGCACCACGACATCTACTCGATCGAGGATCTGGCGCAGCTCATCTACGACCTCAAGAACGTCAACCCGACGGGCGACGTGTCGGTGAAGCTCGTCTCCGAGATCGGCGTCGGCACGGTGGCCGCGGGCGTCGCCAAGGCGCGCGCCGACCACGTCACCATCGCGGGCTTCGAGGGCGGCACCGGCGCCTCGCCGCTGACCTCGATCAAGCATGCCGGCTCGCCCTGGGAAATCGGCCTCGCCGAAACCCACCAGACGCTGGTGCGCGAGCGGCTGCGCAGCCGCATCGTGGTCCAGGTCGACGGCGGCTTCCGCACCGGGCGTGACGTCGTGATCGGCGCGCTGCTCGGCGCCGACGAGTTCGGCTTTGCCACCGCGCCGCTGATCGCGGCCGGCTGCATCATGATGCGCAAGTGTCATCTCAACACCTGCCCGGTCGGCGTCGCGACGCAGGATCCCATCCTGCGCAAGCGCTTCACCGGCCAGCCCGAGCACGTGATCAACTTCTTCTTCTTCGTCGCCGAGGAAGTCCGCGAGATCATGGCATCGCTCGGCTTCCGCACCTTCAACGAGATGATCGGCCAGACCCAGTTGCTCGATCAGACCAAGCTGGTCGCGCATTGGAAGGCCAAGGGTCTCGACTTCTCGAAGCTCTTTGTCCGCCAGAAGGAGGAGAAGGGCCAGAAGATCTACCATTCCGAGCGCCAGAACCACCATCTGGAAGCCGTGCTCGATCGCACGCTGATCGAGAAGGCCACGCCCGCGCTCGACCGCGGCGCGCCGGTGAAGATCGAGGCCGGGATCAACAGCACCAACCGTTCCGCCGGCGCGATGCTGTCGGGCGCGCTCGCCAAGATCTACGGCCATGCCGGCCTGCCGCATGACACCATCCATGTCAGCCTCAAGGGTACCGCGGGCCAGGCCTTCGGCGCGTGGCTGGCGCAAGGCGTCACCTTCGAGCTCGAGGGCGAAGCCAACGACTATGTCGGCAAGGGACTCTCCGGCGGCAAGATCATCGTCAAGCCGCCGAGGAACAGCGGCATCGTGCCGGAAGAGAGCATCATCGTCGGCAACACCGTGATGTACGGCGCGATCCAGGGCGAGTGCTACTTCCGCGGCGTTGCCGGCGAACGCTTTGCCGTGCGCAACTCCGGCGCGGTCGCCGTGGTCGAAGGCGCCGGCGATCATTGCTGCGAGTACATGACCGGCGGCATCGTGGTCGTGCTCGGCAAGACCGGGCGCAACTTCGCGGCCGGCATGTCCGGCGGCATCGCCTATGTGCTCGACGAGAGCGGCGAGTTCGACAAGCTCTGCAACATGGCGATGGTCGATCTCGAGCCGGTGCTGTCGGAAGAGCTGATCAATGCCGGCACCTATCATCACACCGGGGACCTCGAGGCGCACGGCCGGGTCGACGTGTTCAACAACCTGCTCGATTCCGACGTCGAGCGGCTGCATGTCCTGATCACGCGCCACGCCAAGGCGACCGGCTCCAAGCGCGCGGCCGACATCCTTGCCAATTGGAAGGACTGGCTACCCAAATTCCGCAAGGTGATGCCGGTCGAGTACCGGCGCGCGCTGCGCGAAATGGCCGCCAACGCGGACGCCGAGCCGAAAATCGCGATCGGGGCGTAG
- a CDS encoding alpha/beta hydrolase, which yields MKLWRNLFVAAGLLAAPISLAHAQMPQTVKAKNIVLVHGAWADGSSWSEVIPILQAAGLHVTAVQNPLSSLAESVEATKRALAEQDGPTVLVAHSWGGTVISQVGTDPKVSGLVYIAARAPDANEDFVALSKQFPTGPVRAGIVERDGFTKLSEDAFLKYFANGVKPEQAKELYAVQWPTAASIFAGRTTEAAWHTKPSWYAVSKNDYTINPDFERYLAKRINATTVELDAGHLSLVSHPKDVANLILEAAGYGRS from the coding sequence ATGAAACTTTGGCGCAACCTTTTCGTCGCCGCGGGCCTGCTGGCCGCTCCCATCAGCCTTGCTCACGCGCAGATGCCGCAGACCGTGAAAGCCAAGAATATCGTACTGGTGCACGGCGCCTGGGCCGACGGCTCGAGCTGGTCGGAAGTGATCCCGATCCTTCAGGCTGCCGGGCTGCACGTGACCGCCGTGCAGAATCCGCTGAGCTCGCTCGCCGAGTCAGTCGAGGCGACCAAGCGCGCGCTGGCCGAGCAGGACGGCCCGACGGTGCTGGTCGCCCATTCCTGGGGCGGCACCGTGATCAGCCAGGTCGGCACCGACCCGAAGGTCTCCGGGCTCGTCTACATCGCCGCACGCGCGCCCGATGCGAACGAGGATTTTGTCGCGCTCTCGAAGCAGTTTCCGACCGGCCCCGTCCGCGCCGGCATTGTCGAACGCGACGGCTTCACGAAGCTGTCGGAAGACGCGTTCCTGAAATATTTCGCCAACGGCGTGAAGCCGGAGCAGGCGAAGGAGCTCTATGCCGTGCAATGGCCGACGGCGGCCTCGATCTTCGCCGGCCGCACCACAGAAGCCGCTTGGCACACGAAGCCGAGCTGGTACGCGGTGTCGAAGAACGACTACACCATCAATCCCGATTTCGAGCGCTACCTCGCCAAGCGCATCAACGCCACCACCGTCGAGCTCGACGCCGGCCACCTCTCGCTGGTGTCGCATCCGAAGGACGTGGCGAATTTGATCCTGGAAGCGGCGGGGTATGGGCGGAGCTGA
- a CDS encoding glutamate synthase subunit beta, with protein sequence MGKITGFLEIERNDRKYTPVAERVKHFHEFVVPLSEKETRNQAARCMNCGIPYCHGTGSVAPGTPGCPVNNQIPDFNDLVYQGNWEEASRNLHSTNNFPEFTGRICPAPCESSCTLNIDDNPVTIKTIECAIVDRAWDNGWLKPEIAAVKTGKKVAVIGSGPAGMACAQQLARAGHDVHLFEKYAKAGGLLRYGIPDFKMEKGIIDRRVAQMEGEGVTFRYNSHVGADGNVDPREMLNEYDAVALTGGAEAPRDLAIPGRDLDGIHYAMDFLPQQNRRVSSEPLDGVTEILAGGKHVVVIGGGDTGSDCIGTSLRQGALSVTQLEIMPAPPEHENKGLTWPNWPLKMRTSSSQAEGAIREFAVLTQKFSGENGKVKKLHCVRVDDKFKPLPGTEFDLDADLILLAMGFVHPVHEGLLKMLSVELDPRGNVKANMLDYQTSRPNVFSAGDMRRGQSLVVWAIREGRLCARSIDAFLMGKTDLPR encoded by the coding sequence ATGGGCAAGATCACGGGTTTTCTCGAAATCGAACGGAATGACCGCAAGTACACCCCGGTCGCCGAGCGCGTGAAGCATTTTCACGAATTCGTCGTTCCCCTCTCCGAGAAGGAAACGCGCAACCAGGCCGCGCGCTGCATGAATTGCGGCATTCCGTATTGCCACGGCACCGGCTCGGTCGCGCCCGGCACGCCCGGTTGCCCGGTCAACAACCAGATCCCCGATTTCAACGACCTCGTCTACCAGGGCAACTGGGAAGAGGCCTCGCGCAATCTGCACTCGACCAACAATTTTCCGGAGTTCACGGGCCGCATTTGTCCTGCGCCGTGCGAATCGTCCTGCACGCTCAACATCGACGACAACCCCGTCACCATCAAGACCATCGAATGCGCGATCGTCGACCGTGCCTGGGACAATGGCTGGCTGAAGCCGGAGATCGCGGCGGTCAAGACCGGCAAGAAGGTCGCGGTGATCGGCTCGGGTCCGGCCGGCATGGCCTGCGCACAGCAGCTCGCGCGTGCCGGTCACGACGTGCATTTGTTCGAGAAGTACGCCAAGGCCGGCGGCCTGCTGCGCTATGGCATTCCCGACTTCAAGATGGAGAAGGGCATCATCGACCGCCGCGTGGCGCAGATGGAAGGCGAAGGCGTCACCTTCCGCTACAACAGCCATGTCGGCGCTGACGGCAATGTCGATCCGCGCGAGATGCTCAACGAGTATGACGCTGTGGCGCTGACCGGCGGCGCGGAAGCTCCGCGCGACCTGGCGATCCCCGGCCGCGATCTCGACGGCATCCACTATGCGATGGATTTCCTGCCGCAGCAGAACCGCCGCGTCTCCAGCGAGCCGCTCGACGGCGTCACCGAGATTTTGGCCGGCGGCAAGCATGTCGTCGTCATCGGCGGCGGCGACACCGGCTCTGACTGCATCGGCACCTCGCTGCGCCAGGGCGCGCTCTCCGTGACCCAGCTCGAGATCATGCCGGCTCCGCCCGAGCACGAGAACAAGGGCCTGACCTGGCCGAACTGGCCGCTCAAGATGCGGACGTCCTCCAGCCAGGCCGAAGGCGCGATCCGCGAATTCGCGGTGCTGACGCAGAAGTTTTCCGGCGAGAACGGCAAGGTCAAGAAGCTGCACTGCGTCCGCGTCGACGACAAGTTCAAGCCGCTTCCCGGCACCGAGTTCGATCTCGACGCCGACCTCATCCTGCTCGCCATGGGCTTCGTGCATCCCGTGCACGAGGGCCTGCTCAAGATGCTCTCGGTCGAGCTCGATCCGCGCGGCAACGTCAAGGCCAACATGCTGGATTACCAGACCTCGCGCCCGAACGTGTTCTCCGCCGGCGACATGCGCCGTGGGCAATCGCTGGTGGTGTGGGCGATCCGCGAGGGCCGGCTGTGCGCCCGGTCGATCGATGCGTTCTTGATGGGGAAGACGGATCTGCCGCGATAG
- a CDS encoding KpsF/GutQ family sugar-phosphate isomerase codes for MPSSKPLMTQSSGPTPASVESALRTLETESGGINALAAALRGPLGETFAKAVDLIRQAKGRVIVTGLGKSGHMARKIAATLASTGTPAFFVHAAEAGHGDLGMITTDDVIMALSWSGEQPEMKNLVNYSARFAIPMIAVTSNAASSLGQAADIVIELPKAREACPHNLAPTTSTLMQAAIGDAIAIALLEGRGFTALEFAHFHPGGKLGAMLKFVRDYMRTGAEIPVKPAGTKMSDAVMEMSAKGLGCVCIVNAAGEAVGIITDGDLRRHMRPDLLTASVDDIMTNQPKTVPPSMLATEMIDVLNTRKITTLVVTEANKVVGIVHLHDLLRAGVA; via the coding sequence ATGCCGAGTTCGAAACCGCTGATGACCCAATCATCCGGCCCCACCCCCGCCAGCGTCGAGTCGGCGCTCCGCACGCTGGAGACGGAGAGCGGCGGCATCAACGCGCTGGCAGCAGCGCTACGCGGCCCGCTGGGCGAGACCTTTGCCAAGGCTGTCGACCTGATCCGGCAGGCCAAGGGCCGCGTCATCGTCACCGGGCTCGGCAAGTCCGGCCACATGGCGCGCAAGATCGCGGCGACGCTGGCCTCGACCGGCACGCCCGCTTTCTTCGTGCACGCGGCCGAAGCCGGCCATGGCGATCTCGGCATGATCACGACTGACGACGTCATCATGGCGCTGTCCTGGTCCGGCGAGCAGCCGGAGATGAAGAACCTCGTGAACTATTCGGCGCGCTTTGCGATTCCCATGATCGCGGTGACGTCGAACGCCGCCTCCTCGCTGGGACAAGCCGCCGACATCGTGATCGAGCTGCCGAAGGCGCGCGAGGCCTGCCCGCACAATCTCGCGCCGACCACCTCGACCCTGATGCAGGCCGCGATCGGCGACGCCATTGCGATCGCGCTGCTCGAAGGCCGCGGCTTCACCGCGCTGGAGTTCGCGCATTTCCACCCCGGCGGCAAGCTGGGCGCGATGCTGAAGTTCGTCCGCGACTATATGCGCACCGGCGCGGAGATCCCGGTGAAGCCGGCGGGCACGAAGATGTCGGACGCCGTGATGGAGATGTCGGCCAAGGGCTTGGGCTGCGTCTGCATTGTCAACGCCGCCGGCGAGGCGGTTGGCATCATCACCGACGGCGATCTGCGCCGTCACATGCGGCCTGATCTGCTGACGGCGTCGGTCGACGACATCATGACAAACCAGCCGAAAACCGTACCGCCCTCGATGCTCGCAACCGAGATGATCGATGTCCTGAACACGCGCAAGATCACGACGCTGGTCGTGACCGAGGCGAACAAGGTCGTCGGCATCGTGCATCTGCACGACCTGCTGCGAGCGGGCGTGGCGTAG
- a CDS encoding Hsp20 family protein: MRTYDLTPFYRSTVGFDRLFNLLDQTSSDGSPGYPPYNIERTGENAYRITVAVSGFAKDELSIVAKENTLTIKGGKVANENSKSEVLYRGIAARAFERAFQLADFVQVKDASLENGLLHVDLVREIPEAKKPRQIAINTGAQGAQVIESSQAAA; encoded by the coding sequence ATGCGTACCTACGATCTGACCCCCTTCTACCGTTCCACCGTCGGCTTCGACCGTCTCTTTAACCTGCTCGACCAGACGAGCTCGGACGGCAGCCCCGGCTATCCCCCTTACAACATCGAGCGTACCGGCGAGAACGCCTACCGCATCACCGTTGCAGTCTCCGGCTTCGCCAAGGATGAGCTCTCCATCGTCGCGAAGGAAAACACGCTGACGATCAAGGGCGGGAAAGTCGCCAACGAGAACAGCAAATCTGAAGTGCTCTACCGCGGCATCGCTGCGCGTGCCTTCGAGCGCGCCTTCCAGCTTGCCGATTTCGTGCAGGTGAAGGATGCCTCGCTCGAGAACGGCCTGCTCCACGTCGACCTCGTGCGCGAGATTCCCGAGGCCAAGAAGCCGCGCCAGATCGCGATCAACACCGGTGCGCAAGGCGCGCAGGTGATCGAGAGCTCGCAGGCCGCCGCCTAA
- a CDS encoding outer membrane beta-barrel protein has protein sequence MGSPPGRGRSSRAYAFRAALPCLLLAVLESAPAAAQSLTPDLFNPNRGGFAAPDTLPTRRTAGVPRAPSDAIPTPPDPNADPRKSRETPAASRIGQVPTYGLPAANGASSSGYDSLNRKRQQPKLHPGQPKPKRAAGPGSPVPAAAPDTSLGPPRIAPPPSETANKTPIPRAMAGTVPGQPLRRRLRLDDDPFGAVGDYAGSFLIKGGLELSAGYDTNPARLQKPIGSPVYVVAPDLLVMSDWERHALVADLRGSFSGYGNQMPATIDGFASPSPVDIDRPDFTGHVDGRFDVNRDLKLTSQFRLRLATDNPGSPNVQAGLQKYPIYASYGGTFGFDQTFNRFQVAAGATVDRTAYTNSKLTDGSTFSNDDRDFNQYGGVGRFSYELKPGLKPFVEIQGDSRVHDQAADRNGYFRDSSGGYGKVGSSFEFSRILTGEVSVGYSARNYVDPRLSQLAGFLTSGSLIWNASGLTTVKFFTDTQIAETTIPGSSGVLVRTYAAEVDHDFRRWLTAVGKFTYGTYDYQGQNRNDKTYSLEGNLIYKLNRNLWIKGTFRHDILDSNQPGSSSQGTVVMLGVRMQN, from the coding sequence GTGGGGTCGCCTCCAGGCAGGGGCCGGAGCAGTCGCGCGTACGCCTTTCGCGCCGCTTTGCCATGCCTGCTGCTGGCTGTGCTGGAAAGCGCACCGGCAGCGGCCCAGAGCCTCACGCCCGACCTCTTCAATCCCAACCGCGGTGGCTTCGCCGCGCCCGACACACTGCCGACGCGCCGTACGGCGGGCGTGCCGCGGGCGCCGTCGGATGCGATTCCGACGCCGCCCGATCCCAATGCCGATCCGCGCAAGAGCCGCGAGACGCCGGCGGCCTCGCGCATCGGGCAGGTCCCGACCTATGGCCTGCCTGCCGCCAACGGAGCCAGCAGCTCCGGCTACGACTCGCTCAACCGCAAGCGGCAGCAGCCCAAGCTTCATCCGGGGCAGCCGAAGCCGAAGCGCGCCGCCGGGCCCGGCTCGCCGGTGCCTGCTGCCGCGCCGGACACCAGCCTCGGTCCGCCGCGCATCGCGCCGCCGCCGTCCGAGACCGCGAACAAAACGCCGATACCGCGGGCGATGGCCGGCACCGTGCCGGGCCAGCCGCTGCGCCGCCGCCTCAGGCTCGACGACGATCCGTTCGGCGCGGTCGGCGACTATGCCGGCAGCTTCCTGATCAAGGGCGGGCTCGAGCTCTCCGCCGGCTACGACACCAATCCGGCGCGTCTCCAAAAGCCGATCGGCTCGCCGGTTTACGTGGTCGCGCCCGACCTCCTCGTGATGTCGGACTGGGAGCGCCACGCGCTGGTCGCGGATCTGCGCGGCTCGTTCTCGGGCTACGGCAATCAGATGCCGGCGACGATTGACGGTTTTGCTTCGCCGTCACCGGTCGATATCGACCGTCCCGATTTCACCGGCCATGTCGACGGCCGTTTTGACGTCAATCGCGACCTCAAGCTGACCTCGCAATTCCGGCTGCGGCTCGCCACCGACAATCCCGGCAGCCCGAACGTGCAGGCAGGCCTTCAGAAATATCCGATCTACGCCAGCTATGGCGGCACCTTCGGCTTCGACCAGACTTTTAATCGCTTCCAGGTCGCGGCCGGCGCCACCGTCGATCGCACCGCCTACACCAACTCCAAGCTGACCGACGGCTCCACCTTCAGCAACGACGACCGCGACTTCAATCAGTATGGCGGCGTCGGCCGCTTCTCCTACGAGCTCAAGCCGGGCCTGAAGCCGTTCGTCGAGATCCAGGGCGACAGCCGCGTGCACGACCAGGCCGCCGACCGCAACGGCTACTTCCGTGATTCATCCGGCGGCTATGGCAAGGTCGGCTCGTCCTTCGAGTTCTCGCGCATCCTCACCGGCGAGGTCTCGGTCGGCTATTCCGCGCGCAACTATGTCGACCCGCGCCTGAGCCAGCTCGCGGGCTTCCTCACCTCGGGCTCGCTGATCTGGAACGCGAGCGGCCTGACCACGGTGAAATTCTTCACCGACACCCAGATCGCCGAAACCACCATCCCCGGCTCGTCCGGCGTGCTGGTGCGCACCTACGCCGCCGAGGTCGATCACGACTTCCGCCGCTGGCTCACGGCCGTTGGCAAGTTCACTTACGGCACCTACGACTATCAGGGCCAGAATCGCAACGACAAGACCTACTCGCTCGAAGGCAACCTGATCTACAAGCTCAACCGCAACCTCTGGATCAAGGGCACGTTCCGCCACGACATCCTGGACTCGAACCAGCCGGGATCGAGCTCGCAGGGCACGGTGGTGATGCTGGGCGTGAGGATGCAGAATTAG